From one Ignavibacteria bacterium genomic stretch:
- a CDS encoding aminotransferase class V-fold PLP-dependent enzyme, which translates to MMDRSDFLLNPDVVFLNHGSFGACPKEILDEEFRWQQLLEKEPVAFFHALPERMQQAREQLAQMVGARRTDLVFVTNSTYGANVMAYAMARYLNAGDEILLTDHEYGACRRAWEFHLQGTGITISTVAIPIPVPDAETVMHIITKAITGKTRAVFISHITSPTAARMPVERLAEFTQRQKVLLLVDGAHALGHIDLDLGVLGADMYTANCHKWMCMPKGSGMLWVAPHLQQHVPPLIGSWGNTWTSVNDGTFIDEHEYLGTRDPSCFLTIHAAQRWMKKSNWNKVISDSHLLVQYGVQALCSLHNTIQPVQSDWEQHRLMMGSVLVPMVLDSAQFQRVLLEKYSIQCICLTWLDATILRFSIHGYTTQPEVDALVKAVALELGL; encoded by the coding sequence ATGATGGACAGAAGCGATTTCTTACTGAATCCCGACGTTGTATTCCTAAACCATGGTTCGTTCGGGGCATGTCCGAAAGAAATTTTAGATGAAGAGTTTCGGTGGCAGCAGCTGCTTGAAAAGGAACCTGTAGCGTTTTTTCATGCTCTCCCTGAACGTATGCAGCAGGCTCGTGAACAGCTTGCCCAAATGGTGGGAGCACGGCGCACTGACCTGGTGTTTGTTACCAACAGCACCTATGGCGCCAACGTTATGGCGTACGCCATGGCGCGTTATCTTAATGCCGGCGACGAGATACTATTAACGGATCATGAATACGGTGCATGCCGCCGTGCATGGGAGTTCCACCTGCAAGGTACAGGCATAACAATTTCAACCGTTGCCATTCCAATCCCAGTTCCGGATGCTGAAACGGTTATGCATATCATAACAAAGGCAATTACCGGGAAAACACGGGCCGTTTTTATTAGCCATATCACATCGCCGACGGCGGCGCGTATGCCAGTAGAGCGTCTTGCAGAATTTACGCAACGGCAAAAAGTACTGTTGCTGGTTGACGGTGCACATGCCCTTGGGCATATTGACCTTGACCTTGGAGTGCTCGGTGCAGACATGTACACCGCTAACTGTCACAAATGGATGTGTATGCCCAAGGGATCGGGTATGCTTTGGGTAGCACCACATCTGCAGCAACATGTTCCGCCCCTTATTGGTAGCTGGGGCAATACGTGGACATCAGTAAACGACGGTACGTTTATTGATGAGCACGAATATTTGGGTACGCGCGATCCATCATGTTTTTTAACAATTCACGCAGCACAGCGGTGGATGAAAAAAAGCAACTGGAACAAAGTGATATCCGACTCGCATTTGCTGGTACAGTATGGTGTTCAGGCACTATGCAGCCTTCATAATACAATTCAACCTGTGCAGTCCGACTGGGAACAGCACAGGTTGATGATGGGGTCGGTGTTGGTACCAATGGTTTTGGATTCAGCACAGTTCCAGCGTGTTCTGCTGGAAAAGTATAGTATTCAGTGCATTTGCTTAACGTGGCTTGACGCCACGATTTTACGATTCAGCATTCATGGTTATACCACACAACCCGAAGTTGATGCACTTGTAAAAGCCGTTGCTCTTGAACTGGGTTTGTAA